From one Phocaeicola salanitronis DSM 18170 genomic stretch:
- a CDS encoding site-specific integrase, which yields MKSTFSVIYYLKRQVVKKDGTVPVMGRITVDGSQTQFSCKLTVDPKLWDTKGGRVTGRSTAALEANRMLDKMRVRINRHYQEIMERDNFVTAEKVKNAFLGLEHRYHTLMQVFRQHNEDYEKQVEAGMKAKGTLEKYRIVYKHLQEFLDIRYHVKDIALKELTPAFISDFEMFLRTDKHCCTNTVWLYVCPLRTMVFIAINNEWLTRDPFREYEIKKEETTRSFLTKEEIRLLMEGKLKNAKQELYRDLYLFCAFTGLSFSDMRNLTEENIRTYFDEHEWININRQKTGVVSNIRLLDIANRIIGKYRGLCENGRIFPVPHYNTCLAGIRAVAKRCGITKHITWHQSRHTAATTVFLSNGVPIETVSSMLGHKSIKTTQIYAKITKEKLNQDMEILAARLNGIEEFAGCTI from the coding sequence ATGAAGAGTACATTTTCAGTAATCTACTATCTCAAGCGTCAGGTAGTGAAAAAAGACGGGACAGTTCCCGTCATGGGACGCATCACGGTGGACGGCAGCCAGACGCAGTTCAGCTGCAAGCTGACTGTCGATCCGAAACTGTGGGACACCAAAGGGGGACGTGTCACGGGCAGAAGCACGGCGGCACTCGAAGCGAACCGTATGCTTGACAAAATGCGGGTACGCATCAACAGACACTATCAGGAAATCATGGAGCGTGACAACTTCGTCACGGCGGAAAAGGTGAAAAACGCCTTTCTCGGACTGGAACACCGCTATCACACGCTGATGCAGGTGTTCCGCCAGCACAACGAGGACTATGAGAAACAGGTGGAGGCAGGCATGAAAGCCAAAGGCACACTGGAAAAGTACCGTATCGTTTACAAGCACCTGCAAGAGTTCCTCGACATCCGCTACCATGTGAAGGACATCGCCCTGAAAGAGCTTACCCCGGCTTTCATCTCCGACTTCGAGATGTTCCTGCGCACGGACAAGCACTGTTGCACCAATACCGTCTGGTTGTACGTCTGCCCGCTACGGACGATGGTATTCATCGCCATCAACAACGAGTGGCTGACGCGCGACCCGTTCCGCGAGTATGAAATCAAGAAGGAGGAAACGACACGCAGTTTCCTTACCAAAGAGGAAATCCGCCTGCTGATGGAGGGCAAACTGAAAAACGCCAAACAGGAACTGTACCGTGACCTCTACCTGTTCTGCGCTTTCACCGGATTGTCATTCTCGGATATGCGCAACCTCACGGAAGAGAATATCCGCACCTATTTCGATGAACACGAGTGGATAAACATCAACCGCCAGAAAACGGGCGTGGTGTCCAACATCCGCCTGCTTGACATCGCCAACCGCATAATCGGCAAATACCGTGGACTGTGCGAGAACGGCAGGATATTTCCCGTCCCGCATTACAACACGTGCCTTGCCGGTATCCGTGCCGTCGCCAAGCGTTGCGGCATCACCAAGCATATCACGTGGCATCAGAGCCGCCACACGGCGGCCACAACGGTATTTCTCTCCAACGGCGTACCCATCGAAACGGTCAGTTCTATGCTCGGACACAAGAGCATAAAGACAACGCAGATTTACGCGAAGATAACCAAAGAAAAACTCAATCAAGACATGGAGATCCTTGCGGCAAGGTTGAACGGCATTGAGGAATTTGCAGGTTGTACCATCTAA
- a CDS encoding helix-turn-helix domain-containing protein — protein MMNETNDVFTMEDEPIASVMQDMRKGSKWLSAFLESYRPPLDGERYLTDGEVAELLRVSRRTLQEYRNNRVLPFILLGGKVLYPETGLREVLEANYRKPLE, from the coding sequence ATGATGAACGAGACCAACGATGTTTTTACGATGGAAGACGAGCCGATAGCCTCTGTGATGCAGGATATGCGCAAAGGCTCTAAATGGCTGTCCGCATTTCTGGAAAGTTACCGTCCTCCGCTGGACGGGGAGCGTTACCTGACGGACGGCGAGGTGGCGGAACTGCTCCGTGTGAGCCGACGCACCTTGCAGGAATACCGCAACAACCGCGTGTTGCCTTTTATCCTTTTGGGAGGGAAGGTGCTTTACCCGGAAACGGGGCTGCGCGAGGTGCTGGAAGCGAACTACCGCAAGCCGCTGGAGTGA
- a CDS encoding helix-turn-helix domain-containing protein: protein MNMEIVSIEKKTFEMMVAAFGALSEKVAALRRKSDTGRMERWLTGEEVCGQLRISPRTLQTLRDRRLIGYSQINRRFYYKPEEVKRLIPLVGTLYPHGR from the coding sequence ATGAATATGGAAATAGTATCTATCGAGAAAAAGACTTTCGAGATGATGGTGGCGGCATTCGGCGCACTCTCGGAGAAGGTCGCCGCCCTGAGGCGCAAAAGCGACACGGGGCGCATGGAAAGATGGCTCACGGGCGAGGAGGTCTGCGGGCAGTTGAGAATAAGCCCGCGCACGTTGCAGACGCTGCGCGACAGGCGGCTTATCGGCTACTCGCAGATAAACCGCAGGTTCTATTACAAGCCGGAGGAGGTGAAGCGGCTGATACCGCTTGTCGGCACGCTCTATCCGCATGGCAGATGA
- a CDS encoding helix-turn-helix domain-containing protein, which yields MKVITMESSVFRSLTEQIAEIAAHVRAASGDKKAASSDRLLTTREAAQLLNVSTRTLQRMRSEQRIVYVVLRGKCRYRQSEIDRLLDECTVNEDAATPQELKRNHTLRTGGTPKGRRT from the coding sequence ATGAAAGTGATAACGATGGAAAGTTCCGTCTTCCGGTCATTGACGGAACAGATAGCGGAGATTGCGGCACACGTCCGTGCCGCCTCCGGCGACAAGAAAGCGGCATCGTCCGACAGGTTGCTCACCACACGCGAGGCGGCGCAGCTGCTTAACGTGAGTACCCGCACCCTCCAGCGTATGCGCAGCGAGCAACGCATCGTCTATGTCGTGCTTCGCGGTAAATGCCGCTACCGGCAGTCTGAAATCGACCGCCTGCTTGATGAGTGTACCGTCAACGAGGACGCCGCGACACCGCAGGAGCTGAAACGCAACCACACGCTACGAACGGGAGGCACACCCAAAGGAAGGAGGACATAG
- a CDS encoding helix-turn-helix domain-containing protein has translation MELLTRNIFEGWMQKLMERLDRQDELLLAIKTEERQPALTESIHLFDNQDLCMLLQISKRTLQRYRSVGALPYKTLGKKTYYSEEDVLTFLSNHIKDFKKEDIAFYKARIHNFFHK, from the coding sequence ATGGAACTGCTCACACGAAACATCTTCGAGGGCTGGATGCAGAAGCTGATGGAACGGCTCGACCGTCAGGACGAACTGCTGCTGGCAATAAAGACGGAGGAACGACAGCCCGCCCTCACGGAAAGCATCCACCTTTTCGACAATCAGGACCTGTGCATGCTGCTCCAGATAAGCAAGCGCACACTGCAACGCTACCGCAGCGTCGGTGCATTGCCCTACAAGACACTGGGCAAGAAAACCTATTACAGCGAGGAGGATGTGCTGACATTCCTTTCCAACCATATCAAGGACTTCAAAAAAGAAGATATAGCCTTCTACAAGGCTCGTATCCATAATTTCTTTCATAAATAA
- a CDS encoding DUF3945 domain-containing protein: MAKKKDEKDVLVVRDEKTGEISVVAGLNADGTPKRTPAKAENAQSFLQFDRHGDVLDNFFKNFFRQCKEPSRFGFYRIAADQVDSMLGVMKDLLQHPYQNKQILAPHKIDTFPYQQQVMEEQAAQQTEKQEPQKQENMEQQKEQQQDNSEQTQGKRGYRPIDESKINWQELEDRWGVKRDDLEKSGDLTKMLHYGKSDLVKVKPTFGGESFELDARLSFKKDGEGNVSLVPHFIRKEQKLDEYKEHKFSDNDRKNLRETGNLGRVVDIVDRETGEIIPSYISIDRKTNEITDIPASKVRIPERIGKTEITAQERDMLRAGLPVRDKLIERNDGRKFVTTLQVNVEQRGVEFVPGTGKSPRTAQTQETKGDTSKNQAQGGENADQTKKEQRRNTWTNEDGSIRPISKWSGVNFTEQQKADYVAGKAVKLENVTDKQGFHATMYIKFNPEKGRPYRYDTNPDVGQQVAPSNESRTQVAVNNEGKTNEATKNLKEPLQKGQTAPKTARQQQQQDKPKKTGKGMKM, translated from the coding sequence ATGGCAAAGAAAAAAGACGAAAAGGACGTGCTGGTAGTCCGTGACGAGAAGACGGGCGAGATTAGCGTGGTAGCCGGGCTGAACGCAGACGGTACACCTAAACGCACCCCCGCGAAAGCGGAGAACGCGCAGAGTTTCCTGCAATTCGACCGACATGGCGACGTGCTGGACAACTTCTTCAAGAACTTCTTCCGGCAGTGCAAGGAACCCAGCCGCTTCGGTTTCTACCGCATCGCGGCGGACCAAGTGGATTCCATGCTGGGCGTGATGAAAGACCTGCTCCAGCATCCGTACCAGAACAAACAAATCCTCGCACCGCACAAAATCGACACCTTCCCCTATCAACAGCAGGTGATGGAAGAGCAAGCTGCGCAACAGACAGAGAAACAAGAACCTCAAAAACAGGAGAACATGGAACAACAGAAAGAACAGCAACAGGACAATTCCGAACAGACGCAGGGCAAACGGGGCTACCGGCCCATCGACGAGAGTAAAATCAACTGGCAGGAACTGGAGGACAGATGGGGCGTGAAGCGTGACGACCTTGAAAAGTCCGGTGACCTTACGAAGATGCTCCACTACGGCAAGTCCGACTTGGTGAAGGTCAAACCGACCTTCGGCGGCGAATCGTTCGAGCTGGACGCCCGCCTCTCCTTCAAGAAGGACGGCGAGGGGAATGTCAGCCTCGTGCCGCACTTCATCCGCAAGGAGCAGAAGTTAGATGAGTACAAGGAACACAAATTCTCCGACAATGACCGGAAGAACCTCCGCGAAACGGGCAACCTCGGCAGGGTCGTGGACATTGTGGACAGGGAAACGGGCGAAATCATCCCCTCCTACATCAGCATCGACCGCAAGACGAATGAAATCACGGACATTCCGGCGAGCAAGGTGCGCATCCCGGAGCGCATCGGCAAGACGGAAATCACCGCGCAGGAACGGGACATGCTCCGCGCCGGACTGCCCGTGCGCGACAAGCTCATCGAGCGCAACGATGGCAGGAAGTTCGTCACCACCCTGCAAGTGAACGTGGAGCAGCGCGGCGTGGAGTTCGTGCCGGGAACCGGCAAGTCACCCCGTACCGCACAGACGCAGGAAACCAAAGGCGACACCTCGAAAAATCAGGCGCAAGGCGGGGAAAATGCCGACCAGACCAAGAAGGAGCAACGCCGCAACACGTGGACGAACGAGGACGGCAGCATCCGCCCCATCAGCAAATGGAGCGGCGTGAACTTCACCGAACAGCAGAAAGCCGACTATGTGGCGGGCAAGGCCGTGAAGCTGGAGAACGTGACCGACAAGCAGGGCTTCCATGCCACGATGTATATCAAGTTCAACCCGGAGAAGGGACGCCCATACCGCTACGACACGAACCCCGATGTCGGGCAGCAGGTCGCCCCGTCCAACGAGAGCCGCACGCAGGTGGCGGTGAACAACGAGGGCAAGACCAACGAGGCGACAAAGAACCTGAAAGAGCCTTTGCAGAAAGGTCAGACAGCCCCGAAGACCGCCCGCCAGCAACAGCAGCAGGACAAACCGAAGAAAACGGGCAAGGGCATGAAAATGTAA
- the topB gene encoding type IA DNA topoisomerase, producing MKTIIAEKPSVAREIARIVGATKREEGYFEGGGYAVTWAFGHLVQLAMPDGYGVRGFVRDNLPIIPDTFTLVPRQVRTEKGYKPDSGVVSQIKVIKRLFDASEQIIVATDAGREGELIFRYLYHYTGSTTPFVRLWISSLTDKAIREGLRNLEDGGKYDNLYLAAKARSESDWLVGINGTQALSIAAGHGTYSVGRVQTPTLAMVCERYWENRRFTPEAFWQLHIATDGCDGKVVKFSSSEKWKSKEPATELYNKVKATGFATVTKAERKEKTEDTPLLYDLTTLQKEANAKHGFTAEQTLEIAQKLYEKKLITYPRTGSRYIPEDVFAEIPKLLAFIGTQPEWKDKVRAKAIPTRRSVDDGKVTDHHALLVTGEKPLFLSKEDSTIYQMIAGRMIEAFSEKCVKDVTAVMAECAGVEFTVKGSVIRQAGWRAVYGEENKDETTIPGWQEGDTLTLKASSITEGKTKPKPLHTEATLLSAMETAGKEIEDDALRQAMKDCGIGTPATRASIIETLFKRGYMERCKKSLVPTEKGLALNSVVKTMRIADVAMTGEWEKELARIERGELSADTFRKKIEAYTREITSELLSCDKLFGSRDSGCACPKCGTGRMRFYGKVVRCDNTECGLLVFRLKAGRTLSDDEIKDLLTDGHTKLLKGFKSKQGKNFDAIVAFDGDYNTTFVFPEKKCKSSYPKKRK from the coding sequence ATGAAGACAATCATTGCAGAAAAGCCCTCCGTGGCACGTGAAATCGCCCGCATCGTGGGCGCGACAAAAAGAGAGGAAGGATATTTCGAAGGAGGCGGCTATGCCGTGACATGGGCATTCGGACACCTCGTCCAGCTTGCCATGCCTGACGGCTACGGCGTGCGCGGATTCGTCCGTGACAACCTCCCGATTATCCCCGACACCTTCACGCTCGTCCCCCGTCAGGTCAGGACAGAGAAGGGCTACAAGCCCGACAGCGGCGTGGTGTCGCAGATAAAAGTCATCAAAAGACTGTTCGATGCAAGCGAACAAATCATCGTGGCGACCGATGCCGGACGCGAGGGTGAACTTATCTTCCGCTACCTCTACCACTACACGGGCAGTACCACTCCTTTCGTGCGCCTGTGGATAAGCTCGCTCACCGACAAGGCTATCCGCGAGGGATTGCGCAACCTCGAAGACGGCGGCAAGTATGACAACCTATACCTCGCCGCCAAAGCGCGAAGCGAATCCGACTGGCTCGTGGGCATCAACGGCACGCAGGCACTCTCCATCGCCGCCGGACACGGCACGTATTCCGTCGGACGGGTGCAGACACCCACGCTGGCGATGGTGTGTGAACGCTACTGGGAGAACCGCCGTTTCACGCCCGAAGCCTTCTGGCAGCTCCATATCGCAACGGACGGTTGCGACGGCAAGGTCGTGAAATTCTCATCCTCTGAAAAATGGAAGTCGAAAGAACCGGCAACGGAGCTATATAATAAGGTAAAGGCGACAGGCTTCGCAACGGTAACGAAAGCCGAGCGCAAGGAGAAAACGGAGGATACCCCGTTGCTGTACGACCTGACCACGCTCCAGAAAGAAGCCAACGCCAAGCACGGCTTCACGGCGGAACAGACGCTTGAAATCGCGCAGAAGCTCTACGAGAAGAAGTTGATAACCTATCCGAGAACGGGAAGCCGCTACATTCCCGAAGACGTGTTCGCTGAAATCCCCAAGCTGCTCGCCTTTATCGGCACGCAGCCCGAATGGAAAGACAAGGTGCGGGCAAAAGCCATCCCGACACGCCGCAGCGTGGATGACGGCAAGGTAACAGACCACCATGCCCTGCTCGTCACGGGAGAGAAACCGCTCTTCCTCTCCAAAGAGGACAGCACCATTTATCAGATGATTGCCGGACGCATGATAGAGGCATTCTCCGAAAAATGCGTCAAGGACGTGACTGCTGTCATGGCGGAATGTGCCGGAGTGGAGTTTACCGTGAAAGGCAGCGTCATCAGGCAAGCCGGATGGCGTGCCGTCTATGGCGAGGAAAACAAGGATGAAACCACTATCCCCGGCTGGCAGGAAGGCGACACGCTGACACTGAAAGCCTCTTCCATCACAGAAGGGAAGACCAAGCCCAAGCCGCTACATACCGAAGCCACCCTGCTGTCCGCAATGGAAACGGCGGGCAAGGAAATCGAGGATGACGCACTGCGGCAGGCGATGAAGGACTGCGGCATCGGTACTCCCGCCACACGCGCCTCCATCATCGAAACGCTCTTCAAGCGCGGTTACATGGAACGCTGCAAGAAATCGCTTGTCCCCACTGAAAAGGGGCTTGCACTCAATTCCGTGGTGAAGACGATGCGCATCGCCGATGTCGCCATGACAGGCGAATGGGAGAAGGAACTTGCACGCATCGAGCGTGGGGAGCTGTCCGCCGATACCTTCCGCAAAAAGATAGAGGCGTACACGCGGGAGATTACCTCCGAACTGCTCTCATGCGACAAACTCTTCGGCAGCCGCGATTCCGGTTGCGCGTGTCCCAAGTGCGGCACGGGCAGGATGCGGTTCTACGGCAAGGTGGTACGCTGCGACAACACGGAGTGCGGGCTTCTCGTGTTCCGGCTGAAAGCGGGACGCACCCTGTCCGACGATGAAATAAAAGACCTGCTCACTGACGGGCACACCAAGCTGCTCAAAGGCTTCAAGAGCAAGCAGGGCAAGAACTTCGATGCCATAGTCGCCTTTGACGGGGATTATAACACGACGTTCGTGTTCCCGGAAAAGAAATGCAAGTCTTCCTATCCGAAAAAAAGGAAATAA